In a single window of the Micromonospora inositola genome:
- a CDS encoding carboxymuconolactone decarboxylase family protein encodes MQARIENPAMLLPDTVQAINLLYKAAHSAGVPASTLELVHLRASQINGCSACVDSGARSARKSGETEERLFAVAAWRETPYFTDAERAALALAEATTRLADRSDPVPDEIWDEAARHFSEKELAALVVWLATTNFFNRINATTRQPAPQHWG; translated from the coding sequence ATGCAGGCTCGGATCGAGAACCCGGCGATGCTGCTCCCCGACACGGTGCAGGCGATCAACCTGCTCTACAAGGCGGCGCACTCCGCCGGCGTCCCCGCCAGCACCCTGGAGCTGGTCCACCTGCGGGCCAGCCAGATCAACGGCTGCAGCGCCTGCGTCGATTCGGGCGCCCGCAGCGCCCGAAAGTCCGGCGAGACGGAGGAACGGCTCTTCGCCGTGGCCGCCTGGCGCGAGACCCCGTACTTCACCGACGCCGAGCGGGCCGCGCTCGCCCTGGCCGAAGCCACGACCCGGCTCGCCGACCGGAGCGACCCGGTGCCCGACGAGATCTGGGACGAGGCCGCCCGGCACTTCTCCGAGAAGGAACTCGCCGCGCTGGTGGTCTGGCTGGCCACCACCAACTTCTTCAACCGGATCAACGCGACGACCCGCCAGCCCGCCCCGCAGCACTGGGGGTGA
- a CDS encoding MSMEG_6728 family protein — protein MQTFLPYPDFLASARTLDQKRLGKQRVETIQVLRGLTRPDYGWRNHPAVKMWAGYEEALTRYGLDVCAVWCEPGRADTCAGTMVTDLATACGITTVRTQAELAEAGELPPWLGRDDLHLSHRSSLLRKDPAHYGPRFGEIPLDLEYVWPASDRERRCLLPPEA, from the coding sequence ATGCAGACGTTCCTCCCGTACCCGGACTTTCTGGCGAGCGCCCGGACCCTGGACCAGAAGCGGCTGGGCAAGCAGCGGGTGGAGACGATCCAGGTGCTGCGCGGGCTGACCCGCCCGGACTACGGCTGGCGCAACCACCCGGCGGTGAAGATGTGGGCCGGCTACGAGGAGGCGCTCACCCGGTACGGGCTGGACGTGTGCGCGGTCTGGTGCGAGCCGGGTCGGGCGGACACCTGCGCCGGCACCATGGTCACCGACCTCGCCACCGCCTGCGGCATCACCACCGTCCGCACCCAGGCCGAGCTGGCCGAGGCCGGTGAGCTGCCGCCCTGGCTGGGCCGCGACGACCTGCACCTGAGCCATCGCTCGTCGCTGCTGCGCAAGGACCCCGCGCACTACGGCCCTCGGTTCGGCGAGATCCCGCTTGACCTGGAGTACGTCTGGCCCGCCTCGGACCGGGAGCGGCGCTGTCTGCTGCCACCGGAGGCGTGA
- a CDS encoding VOC family protein, producing the protein MTMNSISRSQLYVLDQDEALDFYVGKLGLELSTDQDLGFMRWLTVNVPGDREHEILLEKPGPPALDPATAEQVRELLTKGAMGGSLFFTTDDAHKTYEDLVAKGVDITDEPTDRPYGIDFGIRDPFGNRIRIGQMHPQA; encoded by the coding sequence ATGACGATGAACTCGATTTCCCGTTCCCAGCTCTACGTCCTCGACCAGGACGAGGCCCTCGACTTCTACGTCGGCAAGCTCGGCCTGGAGCTCAGCACCGACCAGGACCTCGGCTTCATGCGCTGGCTGACGGTCAACGTCCCCGGCGACCGCGAGCACGAGATCCTGCTGGAGAAGCCGGGCCCGCCGGCCCTCGACCCGGCCACCGCCGAGCAGGTCCGCGAGCTGCTGACCAAGGGTGCGATGGGCGGCTCGCTCTTCTTCACCACCGACGACGCCCACAAGACGTACGAGGACCTGGTGGCCAAGGGCGTGGACATCACCGACGAGCCGACCGACCGCCCGTACGGGATCGACTTCGGCATCCGGGACCCGTTCGGCAACCGGATCCGCATCGGCCAGATGCACCCCCAGGCCTGA
- a CDS encoding potassium channel protein: MAEPLRDRARRATGWRLRMNGDTRPHFVVCGSDPLAYWVVRSLLATESAAGRVRVTLVVPERRRSDGPDGRDIEGVQVIRADRLDETAFRRAGLAGADGLALLRQDDVGNMQAALCAQEVEPGLRLVVRMFNTSLANGVRQLFPDSAVLSDASMAAPAFVAAALGELAPTHFRHAGRTLYVARRADVRPGDVVCGLAVTTDPDLIRVLPADESAADVVLAEATGQPPGTELAARRLVRARRRRQPVAVLLRAVRSFATRKIGIAVMLLLAVIALLGWLNGRAVDVSWTEALYLTLVTTLSGQDPDVTKPAAAQIMQVVLNLAGLALIPLITAVVVDGIVNARLALHAGRIQPDRSGHVVVVGLGNIGTRVMAQLQDFGVEVVAIDKVPDARGAALAHRLGVPLIVGDAGLEETLRAASVDTCQALVVVSTDDGTNLRAALNGRALNAELRVVLRLFDGDFAERIQKAFGIGISRSVSYLAAPAFAAALLDRAVIATIPVGRHALLVTEVPVAAGSPLDGRPLAAVARPGEVRLLAHTRAGQKTDWAADPRMVISAGDRLTVVARRAGLSALLRETTPPPEPAPAGAPAPRQPEE; this comes from the coding sequence ATGGCCGAGCCCCTGCGCGACCGCGCCCGCCGCGCGACCGGCTGGCGGCTCCGGATGAACGGTGACACCCGCCCGCACTTCGTGGTCTGCGGCTCCGACCCGCTCGCCTACTGGGTGGTCCGATCGCTGCTCGCCACCGAGTCGGCCGCCGGCCGGGTCCGGGTCACCCTGGTCGTGCCCGAGCGCCGCCGCTCCGACGGGCCGGACGGCCGCGACATCGAGGGCGTCCAGGTGATCCGGGCCGACCGGCTGGACGAGACGGCGTTCCGCCGGGCCGGGCTGGCCGGCGCGGACGGGCTGGCCCTACTGCGCCAGGACGACGTCGGCAACATGCAGGCCGCGCTCTGCGCCCAGGAGGTCGAGCCGGGGCTGCGCCTGGTGGTACGGATGTTCAACACCAGCCTGGCCAACGGCGTACGGCAGCTCTTCCCCGACTCGGCGGTGCTCTCCGACGCCTCGATGGCCGCCCCGGCCTTCGTGGCCGCCGCACTCGGCGAGCTGGCCCCCACCCACTTCCGGCACGCCGGACGCACCCTCTACGTGGCCCGGCGCGCCGACGTACGCCCCGGGGACGTGGTCTGCGGACTGGCCGTCACCACCGACCCCGACCTGATCCGGGTCCTCCCGGCGGACGAGTCGGCGGCCGACGTGGTGCTGGCCGAGGCGACCGGGCAGCCGCCCGGCACCGAGCTCGCCGCCCGCCGGCTGGTCCGGGCCCGGCGCCGGCGCCAGCCCGTCGCGGTGCTGCTCCGCGCGGTCCGCAGCTTCGCCACTCGCAAGATCGGCATCGCGGTGATGCTGCTGCTGGCGGTGATCGCCCTGCTCGGCTGGCTCAACGGCCGCGCGGTGGACGTGAGCTGGACCGAGGCGCTCTACCTGACGCTGGTCACCACCCTGAGCGGGCAGGACCCGGACGTCACCAAGCCGGCCGCCGCGCAGATCATGCAGGTGGTGCTCAACCTGGCCGGGCTGGCGCTGATCCCGTTGATCACCGCGGTGGTGGTGGACGGCATCGTCAACGCCCGGCTGGCCCTGCACGCCGGCCGGATCCAGCCGGACCGCTCCGGGCACGTGGTGGTGGTCGGGCTCGGCAACATCGGCACCCGGGTGATGGCCCAGCTGCAGGACTTCGGGGTCGAGGTGGTGGCCATCGACAAGGTCCCGGACGCGCGCGGCGCGGCGCTGGCGCACCGGCTCGGCGTACCGTTGATCGTCGGCGACGCCGGGCTGGAGGAGACGCTCCGGGCCGCCTCGGTCGACACCTGCCAGGCCCTCGTGGTGGTCTCCACCGACGACGGGACCAACCTGCGCGCCGCGCTGAACGGCCGGGCGCTCAACGCCGAACTGCGCGTGGTGCTACGGCTCTTCGACGGCGACTTCGCCGAACGGATCCAGAAGGCGTTCGGCATCGGCATCTCGCGCAGCGTGTCGTACCTGGCCGCGCCCGCGTTCGCGGCCGCCCTGCTGGACCGGGCGGTGATCGCCACCATCCCCGTCGGCCGGCACGCGCTGCTGGTCACCGAGGTGCCGGTGGCCGCCGGCTCCCCGCTGGACGGCCGCCCGCTCGCCGCGGTGGCCCGCCCCGGCGAGGTACGCCTGCTCGCGCACACCCGCGCCGGGCAGAAGACGGACTGGGCGGCCGATCCCCGGATGGTGATCTCGGCGGGGGACCGGTTGACCGTGGTGGCCCGGCGGGCCGGGCTGAGCGCCCTGCTCCGCGAGACCACCCCGCCTCCGGAGCCGGCCCCGGCCGGCGCACCGGCCCCGCGGCAGCCGGAGGAGTAG
- a CDS encoding M4 family metallopeptidase yields the protein MKRPLAAFGAALLTSGVLTCVATAAHAATPSGPAPESSAAARADNLLRSNPGAVQGASGEAYQAVRTKVDASGAAHTRYTRTYHGLRVYGGDFVIHTAPDGSYAGTSVGLAAPLTLGTSAKVGGPAAKASARGAFSGSLTSVGAPELFVDASSGRGRLAWETVASGWKADKQTPSKLHVITDATTGKVIGSYDEIETVAGTGNSLYSGTVSIDTTLSGSTYQMIDPSHGNGRTCDMNNGTFTCTTFTDADNTWGTGANSNRQSAAVDAHFGAAKTFDYYKNVHARNGIFGNGTGVPSRVHYGNNYVNAFWDGSQMTYGDGSGNARPLVALDVAGHEMSHGVTENVVPGGLTYSGESGGLNEATSDIFGTMVEFYANTTADPGDYQIGEKININGNGTPLRYMYNPALDGSSDSCWSTSTKNKDVHYSSGPANHFFFNLAEGTGATAYGTSPVCGSAPAVTGIGRARAEKIWFRALDVYFTSNTSYVNNTTPSNTARAYSLRAATDLYGNCSTEYKTVQAAWTAVNVAGNDAPCSSTGNDFSVALSPTSGSVTAGGSVSTTVSTATTSGTAQTVTFSASGLPSGASASFSPSSVTSGGSSTLTISTTSGTAAGTYSVTVTGTATSGSHSATYTLTVNGTGGGCTGAGQKLGNPGFESGNTVWASTSGVIGQYGSSGQPTHGGTWNAWLDGYGTSHTDTLSQSVSLPAGCTSYNFSFWLHIDTSETTTGTAYDTLRVQVLNSSGTVLATLATYSNLNRAAGYSQKSFSLASYAGQTVTLKFTGVEDISLQTSFVVDDTAVNVS from the coding sequence GTGAAAAGACCCCTCGCCGCATTCGGCGCAGCTCTGCTCACCAGTGGCGTGCTGACCTGCGTCGCCACCGCGGCGCACGCGGCAACCCCCAGCGGCCCCGCACCGGAATCCTCCGCCGCGGCCCGCGCGGACAACCTGCTCCGCTCCAACCCCGGCGCCGTACAGGGCGCAAGCGGTGAGGCGTACCAGGCGGTCCGCACGAAGGTGGATGCCAGCGGCGCCGCGCACACCCGGTACACCCGGACCTACCACGGCCTGCGGGTGTACGGCGGTGACTTCGTCATCCACACCGCCCCCGACGGCAGCTACGCCGGCACGTCGGTCGGTCTGGCCGCGCCGCTGACCCTCGGCACCAGCGCCAAGGTCGGCGGGCCCGCCGCCAAGGCGAGCGCGCGCGGGGCCTTCTCCGGCTCGCTCACCTCCGTCGGCGCGCCCGAGCTCTTCGTCGACGCCAGCTCCGGCCGGGGCCGGCTGGCCTGGGAGACCGTCGCCTCCGGCTGGAAGGCCGACAAGCAGACCCCGTCGAAGTTGCACGTCATCACCGACGCCACCACCGGCAAGGTGATCGGCTCGTACGACGAGATCGAGACGGTCGCCGGCACCGGCAACAGCCTCTACTCCGGCACGGTCAGCATCGACACCACGCTCTCCGGCAGCACGTACCAGATGATCGACCCGTCGCACGGCAACGGCCGCACCTGCGACATGAACAACGGCACCTTCACCTGCACCACGTTCACCGACGCCGACAACACGTGGGGCACCGGCGCCAACTCCAACCGGCAGTCCGCCGCGGTCGACGCCCACTTCGGCGCCGCCAAGACGTTCGACTACTACAAGAACGTGCACGCCCGCAACGGCATCTTCGGCAACGGCACCGGCGTGCCGAGCCGGGTGCACTACGGCAACAACTACGTCAACGCCTTCTGGGACGGCTCCCAGATGACCTACGGCGACGGCTCGGGCAACGCGCGCCCGTTGGTGGCGCTGGACGTGGCCGGCCACGAGATGAGCCACGGCGTCACCGAGAACGTGGTGCCCGGCGGCCTGACCTACTCCGGTGAGTCCGGCGGCCTCAACGAGGCCACCAGCGACATCTTCGGCACGATGGTCGAGTTCTATGCCAACACCACCGCCGACCCGGGTGACTACCAGATCGGCGAGAAGATCAACATCAACGGCAACGGCACGCCGCTGCGCTACATGTACAACCCGGCGCTGGACGGCTCGTCCGACAGTTGCTGGTCGACCAGCACCAAGAACAAGGACGTCCACTACTCGTCCGGCCCGGCCAACCACTTCTTCTTCAACCTGGCCGAGGGTACCGGCGCCACCGCGTACGGCACGTCGCCGGTCTGCGGTTCGGCTCCGGCCGTGACCGGCATCGGCCGGGCCAGGGCGGAGAAGATCTGGTTCCGCGCGCTCGACGTCTACTTCACCTCGAACACCTCGTACGTCAACAACACCACCCCGTCGAACACCGCCCGGGCCTACAGCCTCCGGGCCGCGACCGACCTGTACGGCAACTGCTCCACCGAGTACAAGACCGTCCAGGCGGCGTGGACCGCGGTGAACGTGGCCGGCAACGACGCGCCCTGCTCGTCGACCGGCAACGACTTCTCCGTCGCGCTCTCGCCGACCTCCGGCTCGGTGACCGCCGGCGGTTCCGTCTCCACCACCGTGTCGACCGCGACCACCAGCGGGACCGCGCAGACCGTGACGTTCTCCGCGTCCGGCCTGCCGAGCGGCGCCAGCGCGTCGTTCAGCCCGAGCTCGGTGACCTCCGGCGGCTCGTCCACCCTCACCATCAGCACCACGTCGGGCACCGCGGCCGGCACCTACTCGGTCACGGTCACCGGCACCGCCACCTCGGGGAGCCACTCGGCGACCTACACGCTGACCGTGAACGGCACCGGCGGCGGCTGCACGGGCGCCGGCCAGAAGCTGGGCAACCCCGGCTTCGAGTCCGGCAACACCGTCTGGGCATCCACCTCCGGCGTCATCGGCCAGTACGGCTCCAGCGGCCAGCCGACCCATGGCGGCACCTGGAACGCCTGGCTGGACGGCTACGGCACCAGCCACACCGACACGCTCTCCCAGTCGGTGAGCCTGCCGGCCGGCTGCACGTCGTACAACTTCAGCTTCTGGCTGCACATCGACACGTCCGAGACCACCACCGGCACCGCGTACGACACGCTCAGGGTGCAGGTGCTCAACTCGTCCGGGACGGTGCTGGCGACCCTGGCCACGTATTCGAACCTGAACAGGGCCGCCGGGTACAGCCAGAAGTCGTTCTCGCTGGCCTCGTACGCCGGCCAGACGGTCACCCTCAAGTTCACCGGCGTGGAGGACATCTCGCTGCAGACCTCCTTCGTCGTGGACGACACCGCGGTCAACGTCTCCTGA
- a CDS encoding helix-turn-helix domain-containing protein, whose protein sequence is MSRAMEESNRAMLRARDVMDRSYAKPLDVPALARIAHVSEAHFIRTFRATFGETPHRYLQRRRVERAMYLLVQTDQPVTEICYAIGFGSLGTFSRTFRDIVGESPSDYRRRKAPAAAVPSCFAKAWMRPSSFG, encoded by the coding sequence ATGAGCCGCGCGATGGAGGAGTCCAACCGGGCGATGCTGCGCGCCCGGGATGTCATGGACCGGTCGTACGCAAAGCCGCTCGACGTGCCGGCGCTGGCCCGGATCGCGCACGTCTCCGAGGCGCACTTCATCCGGACCTTCCGCGCCACCTTCGGCGAGACCCCGCACCGTTACCTGCAACGCCGCCGGGTCGAGCGGGCGATGTACCTGCTGGTGCAGACCGATCAGCCGGTCACCGAGATCTGCTACGCGATCGGGTTCGGCAGCCTGGGCACCTTCAGCCGCACGTTCCGCGACATCGTCGGCGAGTCGCCCTCGGATTACCGGCGGCGCAAGGCCCCTGCCGCGGCCGTGCCGAGCTGCTTCGCCAAGGCTTGGATGCGACCCAGCAGTTTTGGATAA
- a CDS encoding HNH endonuclease, with protein MDAVLVVNADLGPLHRVTVQHAIRMLCRRVAEIHEAEPDQLIGVFPLPRVVRLVRYVVTRWRFSAGPAWSRAGVLRRDGRRCAYCDAPASTIDHILPRSRGGRNTWKNTTAACYECNQRKGDRTPGEAGMPLRREPVTPSWAALAGR; from the coding sequence GTGGACGCCGTCCTCGTCGTCAACGCCGACCTCGGCCCGCTGCACCGGGTCACCGTCCAGCACGCGATCCGGATGCTCTGCCGGCGCGTCGCCGAGATCCACGAGGCCGAGCCGGACCAGCTGATCGGGGTCTTCCCGCTGCCCCGGGTGGTCCGCCTGGTCCGGTACGTGGTCACCCGCTGGCGGTTCAGCGCCGGGCCGGCCTGGTCCCGGGCCGGGGTGCTGCGCCGCGACGGCCGGCGCTGCGCCTACTGCGACGCCCCGGCCAGCACCATCGACCACATCCTGCCCCGCTCGCGCGGTGGCCGGAACACCTGGAAGAACACCACCGCCGCCTGCTACGAGTGCAACCAGCGCAAGGGCGACCGGACCCCGGGCGAGGCGGGCATGCCGCTGCGGCGGGAGCCGGTGACGCCGAGCTGGGCGGCGCTCGCCGGGCGGTGA
- a CDS encoding enoyl-CoA hydratase/isomerase family protein, whose amino-acid sequence MSNAELTVEVTGPVATVVIRNPTRRNAMTAAMWRQLPVLLDGLEADPAVHALVLTGADGTFCAGADLGDLDELLDAGDASIAVTAEERLAAFAKPTVAAIEGACVGGGCQLAVACDLRIAATDARFGVPPARLGLVYPAPTTRRLARLVGPSAAKHLLFTSELIDADRALRVGLIDEVLPTDALAARVAAVTAAIAQRSRLTVAAAKEIVDDRADEERIAWWHGQVRASGEAREGVVAANERRPPRFGWAPPGRP is encoded by the coding sequence ATGTCGAATGCGGAGCTGACCGTCGAGGTGACCGGCCCGGTGGCGACGGTGGTGATCCGGAACCCGACCCGCCGCAACGCGATGACCGCCGCCATGTGGCGACAGCTCCCGGTGCTGCTCGACGGGCTGGAGGCCGACCCGGCGGTGCACGCGCTGGTGCTGACCGGCGCGGACGGCACGTTCTGCGCCGGTGCCGACCTGGGCGACCTGGACGAGCTGCTGGACGCCGGGGATGCGAGCATCGCGGTCACCGCCGAGGAGCGGCTGGCTGCCTTCGCCAAGCCCACCGTGGCCGCGATCGAGGGCGCCTGCGTCGGCGGTGGCTGCCAGCTCGCCGTCGCCTGCGACCTGCGGATCGCCGCCACGGACGCCCGGTTCGGCGTACCGCCGGCGCGGCTGGGGCTGGTCTATCCCGCGCCGACCACCCGACGGCTGGCCCGGCTGGTCGGGCCGTCGGCCGCCAAGCACCTCCTCTTCACCAGCGAGCTGATCGACGCCGACCGCGCGCTGCGGGTCGGCCTGATCGACGAGGTGCTGCCGACCGACGCGCTGGCCGCCCGGGTCGCGGCGGTCACCGCGGCCATCGCGCAGCGCTCCCGGCTGACCGTCGCGGCGGCCAAGGAGATCGTCGACGACCGGGCCGACGAGGAGCGGATCGCCTGGTGGCACGGGCAGGTCCGGGCCAGCGGCGAGGCCCGCGAGGGAGTGGTGGCGGCCAACGAGCGCCGACCGCCGCGCTTCGGCTGGGCGCCGCCCGGCCGTCCCTGA
- a CDS encoding sigma-70 family RNA polymerase sigma factor, which translates to MSDTNLLGQRFEEQRPRLRSVAQRMLGASAEAEDAVQDTWLRLSRADVEAIDNLPGWLTTTVGRVCLDRLRSGAVRHERPVDVPEDERTLADLAGRDPEQEAVLSESVGQALQVVLGTLGPTERLAFVLHDMFAVSFEEIATVVDRSPTAVRQIASRARRRVQSRSATPEVDPARQRRVVAAFLAASREGRFEELLTLLDPHVVLRADPAAVRMGGTGETRGASAVAAFFSGRAQAAVPALVDAMPGALVVVDGRNRLVLSFTVTDRIIGIEVVADPEQLGELDLVVDRSEGPVR; encoded by the coding sequence ATGAGCGACACGAACCTGTTGGGGCAGCGCTTCGAGGAGCAGCGTCCCCGGCTGCGGTCGGTGGCCCAGCGGATGCTCGGCGCGTCGGCGGAGGCCGAGGACGCCGTCCAGGACACCTGGCTGCGGCTCAGTCGCGCCGACGTCGAGGCCATCGACAACCTGCCGGGCTGGCTGACCACGACGGTGGGTCGGGTCTGTCTGGACCGTCTGCGCTCCGGCGCGGTACGGCACGAGCGGCCGGTCGACGTTCCGGAGGACGAGCGGACTCTGGCAGACCTGGCGGGGCGGGACCCGGAGCAGGAGGCCGTCCTCTCCGAGTCGGTGGGGCAGGCCTTGCAGGTGGTGCTCGGCACCCTCGGCCCGACCGAACGGCTGGCGTTCGTCCTGCACGACATGTTCGCGGTCTCCTTCGAGGAGATCGCGACCGTGGTCGACCGCAGTCCCACGGCGGTCCGGCAGATCGCCAGCCGCGCCCGGCGGCGGGTGCAGAGCCGGTCGGCGACGCCGGAGGTCGACCCCGCACGGCAGCGCCGGGTCGTCGCGGCGTTCCTCGCCGCCTCCCGGGAGGGCCGGTTCGAGGAGCTGCTCACCCTGCTCGACCCGCACGTGGTGCTGCGCGCCGACCCGGCCGCCGTCCGGATGGGCGGGACCGGCGAGACCCGGGGCGCGTCGGCCGTGGCCGCGTTCTTCTCCGGCCGGGCACAGGCCGCGGTGCCGGCGCTCGTCGATGCGATGCCCGGCGCCCTGGTGGTGGTCGACGGGCGGAACCGCCTCGTGCTCAGCTTCACCGTCACCGACCGGATCATCGGCATCGAGGTGGTGGCCGACCCGGAGCAACTGGGCGAGCTCGACCTCGTGGTGGATCGGTCGGAAGGGCCGGTTCGGTAG
- a CDS encoding FAD-dependent oxidoreductase → MALSQVVGRLIGVREHVVDPGGGGASRVPRPAAAVVVGGGIAGMSAAVVLAERGVDVTVLEAAPTLGGRLGAWPETLADGTQRTEHGFHAFFRQYYNWRSILRRVDPDLRFLKPVPGYPILSEQWPAEEFGRLPPAPPANLLALLLRSPSLRLADLRGMDRDAALPLLTYDPVRTYAEFDWMTADELLASLRLPDRARAMLFEVFSHSFFNHEAEMSAAEMIAQFHFYLLGNPEGLAFDCPDEDYATAIWEPLTRHVEKHGGRVVTGVAAARLDREPAGWRVTATDGSSYAAGHVVLAADPPALAALVAASPGLAAGAPELVARMPAFGTPGPPYAVARYWLDGDVRPDRAVFSGVSRQPTLDSVTLYHRLEHEPRRWAERTGGSVIELHAYACEPDVPADELAERMRVELTRLWPEAAGLRVRELRARVEAQAPAFTPGSHAGRPGVRTDADGLYLAGDGIATEFPSALMERSAATGIIAANHILRAEGGAAEPVRSVRPRGLLAARR, encoded by the coding sequence ATGGCGCTGTCGCAAGTGGTCGGTCGGCTCATCGGCGTACGCGAGCACGTGGTGGACCCGGGCGGCGGCGGCGCGTCCCGCGTGCCGCGCCCGGCCGCGGCGGTGGTGGTCGGCGGCGGGATCGCCGGCATGTCGGCGGCGGTGGTGCTGGCCGAGCGTGGGGTGGACGTGACAGTGCTGGAGGCCGCGCCCACCCTCGGCGGCCGGCTCGGCGCCTGGCCGGAGACCCTGGCGGACGGGACACAACGCACCGAGCACGGCTTCCACGCGTTCTTCCGGCAGTACTACAACTGGCGGTCGATCCTCCGCCGGGTCGACCCGGACCTGCGTTTCCTCAAGCCGGTCCCCGGCTACCCGATCCTGAGCGAGCAGTGGCCCGCCGAGGAGTTCGGCAGGCTGCCGCCGGCCCCGCCGGCGAATCTGCTCGCGCTGCTGCTGCGCAGCCCGAGCCTGCGCCTGGCCGACCTGCGCGGGATGGACCGGGACGCCGCGCTGCCGCTGCTCACCTACGACCCGGTGCGCACCTACGCCGAGTTCGACTGGATGACGGCGGACGAGCTGCTCGCCTCGCTGCGGCTGCCGGACCGGGCCCGGGCGATGCTCTTCGAGGTCTTCTCGCACTCGTTCTTCAACCACGAGGCGGAGATGTCGGCCGCCGAGATGATCGCCCAGTTCCATTTCTACCTGCTCGGCAACCCGGAGGGGCTGGCCTTCGACTGCCCGGACGAGGACTACGCCACGGCGATCTGGGAGCCGCTGACCCGGCACGTCGAGAAGCACGGCGGGCGGGTGGTCACCGGCGTGGCCGCCGCGCGGCTGGACCGGGAGCCGGCGGGCTGGCGGGTGACCGCCACGGACGGCTCGTCGTACGCCGCCGGCCACGTCGTGCTCGCCGCCGACCCGCCCGCGCTCGCCGCGCTGGTCGCGGCCTCGCCCGGCCTGGCTGCGGGGGCGCCGGAGCTGGTGGCGCGGATGCCCGCGTTCGGCACGCCCGGTCCGCCGTACGCGGTGGCGCGGTACTGGCTGGACGGGGACGTCCGCCCCGACAGGGCGGTGTTCAGCGGGGTGTCCCGGCAGCCCACGCTGGATTCGGTCACCCTCTACCACCGGCTGGAGCACGAGCCGCGCCGCTGGGCGGAGCGGACCGGCGGCTCGGTCATCGAGCTGCACGCGTACGCCTGCGAGCCGGACGTGCCGGCCGACGAGCTGGCCGAGCGGATGCGGGTGGAGCTGACCCGGCTCTGGCCGGAGGCGGCCGGGCTGCGGGTCCGTGAGCTGCGCGCCCGGGTGGAGGCACAGGCCCCGGCGTTCACCCCGGGCAGTCACGCCGGGCGGCCCGGCGTACGCACCGACGCCGACGGCCTCTACCTGGCCGGGGACGGCATCGCCACGGAGTTCCCGAGCGCGCTGATGGAACGGTCGGCGGCCACCGGGATCATCGCGGCGAACCACATCCTGCGGGCGGAGGGCGGGGCGGCCGAGCCGGTCCGCTCGGTCCGCCCCCGCGGCCTGCTCGCCGCCCGGCGATGA
- a CDS encoding DUF2188 domain-containing protein: MTDHADKGGHKMAKGDIETYHEDGQWKNRPEGNQRASTAHDAKAEAEAAGRQMAIERDVEHVIKKKDGTIGEKNTYPRSRDPRQIKG, encoded by the coding sequence ATGACTGACCACGCCGACAAGGGAGGGCACAAGATGGCGAAGGGCGACATCGAGACGTACCACGAGGATGGACAGTGGAAGAACCGTCCTGAGGGCAACCAGCGCGCGAGCACGGCCCACGACGCCAAGGCCGAGGCCGAAGCGGCGGGCCGGCAGATGGCCATCGAGCGCGACGTCGAGCACGTGATCAAGAAGAAAGACGGCACCATTGGCGAGAAGAACACCTACCCCCGGAGCCGCGACCCTCGCCAGATCAAGGGCTGA
- a CDS encoding histidine phosphatase family protein has protein sequence MPSRLLYLARHGEQHRAEDEAPDTGLSDRGRRQATLLGERLRGLPIDTVHHGPLRRAAETAELVAAALPAVPVLAAEIVGDHLPYDTDPAGLPPAYASFLAGFDERERTDGPRWTAEAVARFAAPPGDGDVRDLVITHNFLIAWFVRHALDAPERRWLGLNHHNCGLTVIRYSSGGPPNLIAVNDVAHLPPELRGTGLPPDYVV, from the coding sequence ATGCCCAGCCGCCTGCTCTACCTGGCCCGACACGGTGAGCAGCACCGGGCGGAGGACGAGGCGCCGGACACCGGGCTGTCCGACCGGGGCCGGCGGCAGGCGACCCTGCTGGGAGAGCGACTGCGTGGGCTGCCGATCGACACCGTCCACCACGGACCGCTGCGCCGGGCCGCCGAGACCGCCGAGCTGGTCGCCGCCGCGCTGCCCGCCGTACCGGTGCTGGCCGCCGAGATCGTCGGGGACCACCTGCCGTACGACACGGACCCGGCTGGCCTGCCCCCGGCGTACGCGAGCTTCCTGGCGGGCTTCGACGAGCGCGAGCGGACGGACGGGCCGCGCTGGACGGCGGAGGCCGTGGCCCGGTTCGCGGCGCCGCCGGGCGACGGGGACGTCCGCGATCTGGTGATCACGCACAACTTCCTGATCGCCTGGTTCGTCCGGCACGCGCTGGACGCCCCGGAGCGGCGCTGGCTGGGCCTGAACCACCACAACTGCGGGCTGACCGTGATCCGCTACAGCTCGGGCGGGCCGCCGAACCTGATCGCCGTCAACGACGTGGCCCATCTGCCGCCCGAGCTGCGCGGCACCGGCCTGCCGCCGGACTACGTCGTCTAG